CCAGATATTGATTTTGCCGGAAGACAACAAAGCCCTTTTGCTTCCTTGAGGTCCTTGCTTTCAGCCACGGTGTAATCTTCACTGCCCGGTTGATGGGTATCAATAGTGAGTGCATTTACACGTATCCCTTTGAACACAGGTTGAGCTCCTATATTATTTAGTTCAGCAGCTTGAGCAGGGTCCCTGACGATAGAAACATTCATACCGGATTGATAACAATAGTCTACTAGTGCATCTGTACTTAAATCGGTATCCGGATTCAGATCGATGAAGGCAAACTGGCGGCTTTGCAGCACTGCCATACTATCTTGCCAGGGTCCAAATGCTGCGGCCACAGTATTGGAAACTGCATCATCGGGCAATCGTCTGACTTTAAAACTTTTGTACTGCATCTTACTCAGTGAATCATGTCCTTGAAGACAAAAAGTACCGCTGCTCAATTTTTCCATTAAAATCATCCGGGCTCGGTGTAGTCTACTGTTTTTAGGCCATTGAGCCAGATCTGTACGTTTTTGCCTCTACCAAAGCACGGGTCTCGTACCATTCATTATCCTCAACAAAAGATTTGTACACATTTCGAATACCGTATAAGCTACCCGCTTTTTTAAGCTCTACGTAATCACCTTCGCCAATATGGCTATTGTTGACCTGGATCTCCATAATACCTGTTGAAGGCCAGCCTGTCTCCTGGTAATGAGTGTGAAAATAAATACCAGAGTTGGCCAATGGAAAAGTCTTGACCGTGGCAATCAACTCGAAATTTTTAAAACTATCCTTTAACTGATCTCCAACATAAAATAAGTGATTGCGTTTTCTACTGCTTGTAGCATTCCATCAACCACTGTCCAGGTGCCTACATTTTCTGTTGAGGATTTCAGCCGGTCATGTCTTTGCCACTGATGAGCTCGACCCACTCCGAATTTGTAGGGGCTGGATCTGCCGTGGCAGGTGCCTTCTCATTTTGCAAGACAATGCGATAAGGAATGTAAGGAGTAGTATTGAAAATATTGATTTTCATGTTATTGTATTTTATTTTTTATAAATATCAACAGGCCAACATCCGAAAAAAAATGCATCAGATTATTCCTGTCAATTTATTTCTGGTTTCTTTTGTATTTGGATTTTTTCAGCAAGGCTATTCAAAAGTGTCAGTTCAATTCCAGTATTATTTAGACGATTTAAGGGTCAATAGATCACCATGGATGCCCTCTGTGTATTTTAATCTAATCTTCAACACATCGTTGCCTTCAGTACCGGCAGTAGCTGCTACCATGGAAGGCAATCTTGTTACGGCATCCCCGGGAGAAAGGGTTCAATATTCGCAGACTATTGGATATCCAGGCATTCCAGCCGAAGGGAATAGCTATTTTAGCACCCGCAGAGGCTGATTTGTTCAAAATGATCTCACCGCCTTGGATTACTAGTGTTGATTTGAATCGAATGCCATCCCCAGGATTTTCCTTCAATTGATATGTCTGGTTGTTTAATTCTTTTTTGACCAATGGAGAAGTCGATTCACCCAGTTTCGCATTCAGAGTCAGATTATTACTGAATTGCAGTACCTTTCTTGCACCGATTTGTCCTTTTCAGAGGGCCATCTTTGATGCCCGGCAATATATGATCCCAAAGTAAAGTCATTTGTTTCGCATATCTGTGCTTTCAGAATTGACAGCGATGACGGCATCATACTGGGGCATGACGATACAAAACCGACCAAAGGCTCCATCTCCCGGTAAAACCCGGCTTGTATCACAAAACTGGTACCCATAGCCCTGGGACCAATCACCATCACCCGATTGGAAGTTATATGTGAAGTAGTCGCTTCATCTACATAAGCTGAATTGATCAATTGTTTTCCTTGCCATAGTCCTTTGTTTAAATATAACTGACCAAACTTGATGATATCCCGGTAGTCACCCTCAGGCCATAGCCGGCGACATTGACTCCTTCAGGACTTTCTCCAATCAGCCTGGGTGATACCGAGTGGTTTGAAAAGACGGGGAGTGAGATAATCAAACATTTTTTGCCCCGTCACTTTGTCAGGATAGCACTGCACATATAGCTGGCTCCCTGTATTGTACAAAAATGCGTACCCGGCTCTTTTCCAATGGTCTGTCAAAAGTCTCTACCTGGACACTCCTTCTGCTGCAATGCATCGGTCCCATGGTGTCCGAAGCTGTCCTGAGGCCATATTGAGCAGATGCCTGATTCCAGCCTGGCCTGATAGTCTGATACCGACACAGGCAAGTGCTCCGAAAACGAGATGACCTACGGAAGTTAGTTTAAATCTGCCTTCCTGCACCGCCATGCCGATGGCTGTACTTGTAAAGCTTTTACTCAATGAATATAAAGTGTGAATATGATCTGGGGTAAAATGGATTCCAATAAGCTTGAGATGACTTTGCCATGCCGCATCAACAAAATGCGTGGTGCTCCAGACCACTTGCGTTGGCAGCTTGTAAATAATGCAGGATTGCTTCACTGATACACCCTGGCTCTCAGGCGTTGCAGAGGCCATGCCTTTTTGGTTTCTAAAATGGAGTTACTGACGGCAAAACACCAGCACCAAGGATCAAAGCACCTGATTGATTTAAAATATCTTCTGATGACATATATCGAATGATTATGGGATTAAATATAAGGCGAATAGCCGCATTCATTTATTTCATATTGCAAATAATTGTTGCTTGCTGCTTTTAGCGAAGTTAACTACAACGATTTTATCCCAAAGTATCATCATCCAATGTCAAAGCAGAAAGCGACTTTCTTTGTCCAAAATGGCTAAAAAGGGTGCAAACTGATAAAGATATACCCATTACCTTTTTGAATTTGTCTAACATCCTCCTTTTTTAAATTTAGATTGCTTAATACTATTTTTTAAAAATTGTAAACCTCTATTATGAAAAAAGTTAGGAATCGGCGCACTCGTAGGCGGCATCATCTTATTTCTGTGGCAGTTTTGTCCTGGTCTGTACTCAATGTCCACAGCTCATGCAGGCCTATACGCCAAAGCAGGACGAAGTACTTTAAAGCCCTTAATGAAAATCTGAGGAAGGCTTTTATTATATGCCTAATACACCTCCCGGGCAAGAACATGAAAATCCTATGGAAGCATATGTCGGTAAACCCTGGGCACAGGTTTATTATCACAAGGCCTATAATGCCAGCATGGGTGCCAATATGGGGCGAGGTCTATTCGTCGACATCATAGCAGTCTTGTTATTGGCATGGTTGTCCCTGAAAATGAACAATACGAATTTTCAGTCGATTCTATTGTCCAGCCTTGCGGTTGGAATGATCAGTTATCTGACCACTGTCTATACCAACTCGATCTGGTTCCAGACGCATACCATGGGTGACTTGATAGATAGTATCGTATCCTGGGGATTGGTAGGTGCCTGGCTGGGATGGTGGCTGAAGCGGTGACAAGGCCTATGGTTGTGTGGGCAATCGTTTATCCATCGTATTAAACCACCATGGTGGAATTAACGACAATAAAATAGAAGCAGGATAACCATGCGCTAGTTTAGGACTGTCAGCCTTAAAGCTCAATCTCTGATAAGGAGTAGTAGCATTGGTATGATGATCTGCATGCCGGGTAAGTTCGTACAGAAATATTCTGCCTAAAGGCTGATCTGCATCCCAGGAAAGTCCGTCATGGATCGGTCCCGGACTACCTTTTTCGTCCACCGTACGCATTAAACCATAATGTTCTATATAGTTGACACTTTCCAGAAATAGAAAACCAACGATAGCAATCACCATCGCCATGATCATTGCATAAAATGAAAATAAAACAAAGATGCCAGCCAGATAAAACAAACTGACCAGCAGAAACCAGATCATCAAATTGTGCCTGCTGTAGACAGGTCGATTTATTGATCGTAATCTTTCTTTCTAATTGCCAGGCATGCCGGTAGGAGTCTGTAACTGATCTAACCCAAAACTGTAGATCGGTTCACCCCGCCGGCTGTAGCCGGATCTTGCGGGGTGGCAATATATCTGTGATGTCCCTTATTATGCTCGATAAAAATGCAAATACAATGCAGGCAATAATAAACTCCAGGACATCCATCTGTGGTAGGACCGCGCCGATGCCCCAATTCATGCGCTACATTGATCCCTGCTGTCCCTGATGACCAACCCTACGCTGAATATAAATCCGATATGTTCTGCCAAAGTCAGACCAGAAGTATATTGGACCGTATACAAATAATAAAAATAATAAAATACAGTAAGGGAAGATTGAGATAAAGAAACAAATTGAATAAGACAGGGCTTTCATGGATCGACTCAGGTTTTGCAGGTCTTTTCATTTTATTAAAAAAAGCCCTTCTATCAGTGGTATCAAAACAAATCCAATATACATAGCCCCGGGGGCTGCCCACCCCTTGAAATACAAACCCGCTATAGCACTTGCCGGAGCGGCATAGGCCAGTAAATATTTCCATTTGGTCATATGCTAATGCCGGTTAAATTTTAAATACCATCTCCGTCCAGAAATCGGCCCAGCCCGCCTAAGATGCTGCCTTCACCTTTTTGTTTAAATCCACCATAAGAGATGATCCTGCTGGCGAGCCGACTGATCGGCAGAGTCTGTATCCAGACATATCCGGGCCTTTAAGAGTAGCGAAAAACAATCCTTCGCCACCGAAAATTGTATTTTTATTCCCCCAATGAATTCAATACTGTAATGCACCGAAGGTGTGAACGCCACAATA
Above is a genomic segment from Saprospiraceae bacterium containing:
- a CDS encoding DUF1080 domain-containing protein → MIATVKTFPLANSGIYFHTHYQETGWPSTGIMEIQVNNSHIGEGDYVELKKAGSLYGIRNVYKSFVEDNEWYETRALVEAKTYRSGSMA
- a CDS encoding serine hydrolase, producing the protein MASATPESQGVSVKQSCIIYKLPTQVVWSTTHFVDAAWQSHLKLIGIHFTPDHIHTLYSLSKSFTSTAIGMAVQEGRFKLTSVGHLVFGALACVGIRLSGQAGIRHLLNMASGQLRTPWDRCIAAEGVSR
- a CDS encoding fatty acid desaturase: MIWFLLVSLFYLAGIFVLFSFYAMIMAMVIAIVGFLFLESVNYIEHYGLMRTVDEKGSPGPIHDGLSWDADQPLGRIFLYELTRHADHHTNATTPYQRLSFKADSPKLAHGYPASILLSLIPPWWFNTMDKRLPTQP